In Polyodon spathula isolate WHYD16114869_AA chromosome 27, ASM1765450v1, whole genome shotgun sequence, one DNA window encodes the following:
- the LOC121301438 gene encoding transcription factor jun-D-like, with the protein METPFYHDDVLNATLARSAYSYNNMMKKDMTLNLTDPASGLKSHLRDSDGILNSPDMGLLKLASPELERLIIQSNGMVTTTPTSQFLYPKSVTEEQEFAEGFVKALEDLHKQNQLNGTCVQAGTLDLSSNNASSVSMHPDHPIYTTLSGYASAVGTNVNYSTDTVPFPPPPPHHMGQHQQQQQQQHSRLQALKDEPQTVPDVQCFRESPPLSPIDMDTQERIKAERKKMRNRVAASKCRKRKLERISRLEDKVKSLKTQNTELASTASVLREQVAQLKQKVMSHVNSGCQLLPHQVQAY; encoded by the coding sequence ATGGAAACACCCTTTTATCACGATGATGTGTTGAATGCAACTCTGGCACGCAGCGCTTACTCGTACAACAACATGATGAAGAAAGACATGACCCTAAACCTGACCGACCCCGCCTCCGGCTTGAAATCGCACCTGAGAGACAGTGACGGGATCCTCAACTCTCCCGACATGGGGCTCCTGAAACTCGCTTCCCCCGAACTGGAGCGACTCATCATACAATCCAATGGAATGGTCACCACAACCCCGACTTCCCAGTTCCTCTACCCGAAATCCGTGACTGAGGAGCAAGAGTTCGCCGAAGGCTTCGTCAAAGCGCTGGAGGACCTTCACAAACAGAACCAGCTCAACGGGACTTGCGTTCAAGCCGGCACCTTGGACCTGAGCTCGAATAACGCCTCTAGTGTCAGCATGCACCCGGACCATCCAATCTACACTACATTGAGCGGCTACGCCAGTGCAGTGGGGACCAATGTGAACTATTCCACAGACACTGTACCATTCCCACCGCCTCCTCCCCACCATATGGGCCagcatcaacagcagcagcagcagcagcactcgcGGTTACAGGCGCTCAAGGACGAACCCCAGACTGTACCAGACGTGCAGTGTTTCCGGGAAAGCCCCCCGCTGTCTCCCATCGACATGGACACGCAGGAGAGGATAAAAGCCGAGAGGAAGAAGATGAGGAACAGAGTCGCCGCTTCCAAATGCAGAAAGAGGAAACTGGAGAGAATATCGCGGCTGGAAGACAAAGTCAAATCTCTCAAGACCCAAAACACAGAGCTAGCCTCCACGGCAAGCGTCCTGCGGGAGCAGGTGGCACAGCTGAAACAGAAAGTTATGAGCCATGTAAACAGTGGGTGCCAGTTACTGCCACACCAGGTCCAGGcttattag